A region of Desulfolithobacter dissulfuricans DNA encodes the following proteins:
- a CDS encoding sensor histidine kinase has translation MAEEALRRGYASSAAIPMVHENRVFGALNVYSSLPDAFDEEEMALLIEVAGDIAFALQAIELDLKRRQAEALRHKSEARLATILDIAVDAIVSVNQDQRITLFNQGAEKIFGYQAKEVLGQSHDILLPEHMIATHRQLINDFDGMISSTRQMGKSRPEILGKRKDGSTFPADASISRLVFGEETTYTVILRDITELKKAEALQEGRNMVLEKLAKGASLEEVLSILVAISRKYNPGMFCSVLLLDQEKKHLFHGAASGLPDFYNEAIHGLKIGPGVGSCGTAAYTGKRVIVEDIMTHPYWVPFRELGRKAGLRACWSEPILSSTGQILGTFALYYSEPLAPNSADLEFIKSTAHLAGIAIEKKQTEDALQRAYDDLEIKVAERTRELALANSQLKELDRLKSEFLATMSHELRTPLNSIIGFVGIILKGIAGDINEEQKKQLSMVYTSAKHLLALINNILDLSRIESGKYETSLETVRLEEVVAEVEQTLSPMVSQKGIQLIKELPREMPEIYTDRQKVLQILLNLANNAVKFTDKGEVRITCTIDDNTVKISVSDTGTGIKEENMVYLFEAFRQIDGTARRRYEGAGLGLHLCRKLVTLLGGEIWAQSEYGKGSIFTFTLPVRLQEGEPHEKKDLDRRG, from the coding sequence CTGGCGGAAGAGGCACTCAGGCGGGGCTATGCCTCATCGGCTGCCATTCCCATGGTTCATGAAAACAGGGTATTTGGTGCGCTCAATGTGTATTCATCTCTTCCGGATGCCTTTGACGAAGAAGAGATGGCTCTGCTGATCGAGGTTGCCGGGGACATTGCCTTTGCCCTCCAGGCTATTGAACTGGACCTAAAACGCAGACAGGCCGAAGCGCTGCGCCACAAAAGCGAGGCGCGCCTGGCTACCATTCTCGATATCGCTGTCGATGCCATCGTCTCGGTGAACCAGGACCAGCGCATCACCCTGTTCAACCAAGGCGCAGAGAAAATTTTTGGCTACCAGGCAAAAGAAGTTCTGGGGCAGTCGCATGATATCCTCCTCCCTGAACATATGATTGCAACACACCGGCAACTCATCAACGACTTTGACGGGATGATTTCCTCCACCCGTCAGATGGGGAAATCGAGACCGGAAATTCTCGGCAAGCGGAAGGACGGCAGCACGTTTCCTGCCGATGCCAGTATCTCAAGGCTGGTATTTGGAGAAGAGACCACATATACAGTCATATTACGTGATATCACTGAGCTCAAAAAAGCAGAGGCGCTCCAGGAGGGACGGAACATGGTCCTTGAAAAACTGGCAAAGGGCGCCTCCCTGGAGGAAGTACTTTCAATCCTGGTTGCAATTTCCAGGAAATATAATCCTGGAATGTTCTGTTCGGTATTGCTCCTCGATCAAGAGAAGAAACATCTCTTCCATGGAGCGGCATCCGGCTTGCCAGACTTTTACAATGAAGCCATTCATGGCCTCAAGATAGGCCCCGGTGTCGGTTCCTGCGGAACTGCTGCATACACGGGCAAACGAGTGATTGTCGAGGACATCATGACCCACCCCTACTGGGTTCCGTTCCGGGAGCTTGGCAGAAAAGCCGGATTGAGAGCCTGCTGGTCCGAGCCCATTCTGTCTTCCACGGGCCAGATATTGGGGACCTTTGCCCTGTACTATAGTGAACCGCTGGCACCTAACTCCGCGGACCTGGAATTCATCAAGTCAACGGCACACCTGGCGGGTATCGCAATAGAAAAAAAACAGACAGAAGACGCGCTGCAAAGGGCGTACGATGATTTGGAAATCAAGGTGGCGGAACGAACCAGGGAACTGGCCCTGGCCAACAGCCAGCTCAAGGAACTGGACCGGCTCAAGTCTGAATTTCTTGCCACCATGAGCCATGAACTCAGGACCCCGCTCAACTCCATCATCGGCTTTGTCGGCATCATACTCAAAGGCATAGCCGGAGACATTAACGAGGAGCAGAAAAAACAGCTTTCCATGGTGTATACCTCAGCCAAACATCTTCTGGCCCTGATCAATAATATTCTGGATCTCTCCCGGATTGAGTCCGGCAAATATGAAACCTCCCTGGAGACCGTCAGGCTTGAAGAGGTTGTTGCAGAAGTGGAGCAAACATTGTCGCCAATGGTTTCGCAAAAGGGTATACAGCTCATCAAGGAACTGCCCCGGGAGATGCCGGAAATCTACACTGACCGGCAGAAGGTGCTGCAGATCCTCCTGAATCTGGCCAACAATGCCGTGAAATTCACCGATAAGGGCGAAGTGAGAATTACCTGCACGATAGATGACAACACAGTGAAAATAAGCGTGTCCGATACGGGCACAGGAATCAAAGAGGAAAATATGGTCTATCTTTTTGAGGCGTTTCGGCAGATCGACGGCACGGCACGGCGCAGATATGAGGGGGCTGGACTGGGGTTGCACCTATGCCGGAAGCTGGTGACTCTGCTTGGAGGAGAGATATGGGCGCAAAGCGAATATGGAAAAGGTTCCATATTCACGTTTACCCTGCCTGTCAGATTGCAGGAAGGAGAACCGCATGAAAAAAAAGATCTTGATCGTAGAGGATAA
- a CDS encoding response regulator has protein sequence MKKKILIVEDNEQNMYLATFLLERSGYETIQAWNGLEGLEKAQTDKPDLILMDIQLPEMDGYEATRRIKSMADINQIPIVAVTSYAMPGDREKAQALGCAGYIEKPFDPEIFVSEIEKYF, from the coding sequence ATGAAAAAAAAGATCTTGATCGTAGAGGATAACGAACAGAATATGTATCTGGCAACGTTCCTACTGGAACGAAGCGGCTACGAGACTATCCAGGCCTGGAACGGGCTTGAAGGACTGGAAAAGGCACAGACAGACAAGCCGGACCTGATACTCATGGACATCCAGCTTCCCGAAATGGATGGGTACGAGGCCACCAGAAGAATAAAGAGTATGGCAGACATCAACCAGATTCCCATCGTGGCCGTAACCTCCTATGCCATGCCGGGAGACCGGGAAAAGGCCCAGGCATTGGGCTGTGCAGGCTACATAGAAAAGCCATTTGATCCGGAAATCTTTGTGTCAGAAATCGAGAAATATTTTTAA
- a CDS encoding AAA family ATPase, which translates to MYLEHFHLNKSPFQEPPDPEVFFPGAGRDAILDSLVTDIESGRPLIKLVGSEGSGKTLICRILTTRLGDRVDVVYLDNPVGSFDDLMRVVCYDLGMPPAEDPDRSLTREFRAQLERRHKAGQRVVVIIDEAEKLFLATLERLLKVLCETEESGVLTILLAGRPGLDINLEQLTVFCSGIDTNGGYFLEPLSREETGQYLKFRLQAAGLPDEAHQDIFTEGAVDKIFSAAKGNLRLTNILAEEALQTSCTEKSFLVLLDHVKDDDSGPAKGTRSEKDGKKIALPLSLPPEIFKDRKMVWGTGAALFVLVLLLLLFRGGDDASLVSRGPAAPAVPSATSERQTLTPEEPAPEEKGRAEQESVVRESGGNSGQGNDQAKPAEMDATLQPRSESAQPVSPETAGAKQAEEKTGAPVADRSGENLFRERLGATAGWVAGAYRNKYTIQLMMLTSAQAEENLKQMLARDDYYAIMDQLFILRKKTTPPVLFVFYGTYDTMEQARQARNRMPVFLRKHHPYALSIGDALKKTED; encoded by the coding sequence ATGTATCTTGAACATTTTCATCTGAATAAGTCGCCATTTCAGGAACCGCCTGATCCAGAAGTGTTTTTCCCCGGCGCCGGCAGGGACGCCATCCTGGATTCCCTGGTGACTGATATCGAATCCGGCAGGCCGCTGATCAAGCTTGTCGGCAGTGAAGGGTCCGGGAAAACGCTGATCTGCAGGATTTTGACAACGCGGCTTGGCGACAGGGTTGATGTGGTTTATCTCGACAATCCCGTTGGTTCCTTTGACGACCTGATGCGGGTTGTCTGTTATGACCTGGGGATGCCACCGGCCGAAGATCCGGATCGCAGTCTGACCCGGGAGTTCCGCGCCCAGCTTGAGCGCCGGCACAAGGCAGGTCAGCGGGTCGTTGTCATTATCGATGAGGCGGAAAAGCTTTTTCTTGCCACCCTTGAGCGGCTGCTCAAGGTTCTCTGCGAGACAGAAGAGAGCGGAGTTCTCACCATTTTGCTGGCTGGCCGGCCAGGACTTGATATCAACCTTGAGCAGCTTACTGTTTTTTGTTCGGGCATTGATACCAATGGTGGGTATTTTCTGGAGCCTCTCTCCCGGGAAGAGACAGGACAGTATCTGAAATTTCGCCTGCAGGCCGCAGGGCTGCCTGATGAAGCGCATCAGGATATTTTTACAGAGGGAGCTGTTGATAAGATATTTTCTGCTGCCAAAGGGAACCTGCGTCTGACCAATATCCTCGCCGAAGAGGCGCTGCAGACCTCGTGCACGGAAAAATCGTTTCTCGTGTTGCTTGATCATGTAAAAGATGATGACAGCGGGCCGGCAAAAGGGACGCGGAGCGAAAAGGACGGGAAGAAAATTGCTCTTCCACTTTCCCTGCCGCCGGAAATTTTCAAGGACAGAAAAATGGTATGGGGCACAGGGGCAGCACTTTTTGTGCTGGTTCTGCTTCTGCTTTTGTTTCGTGGGGGAGATGATGCGAGCCTGGTTTCCAGGGGACCGGCAGCCCCTGCTGTACCTTCAGCAACCAGTGAAAGACAAACCCTCACGCCTGAAGAGCCTGCTCCAGAGGAAAAGGGCAGGGCAGAGCAGGAATCCGTTGTCAGAGAATCAGGTGGGAACAGCGGACAGGGTAATGACCAGGCAAAGCCGGCTGAAATGGACGCCACGCTCCAGCCGCGTTCGGAAAGTGCGCAGCCTGTTTCGCCAGAAACGGCTGGCGCGAAGCAAGCTGAAGAAAAGACCGGTGCGCCGGTTGCAGACCGCAGCGGAGAAAATTTGTTCCGAGAGCGCCTGGGAGCCACTGCCGGTTGGGTGGCAGGTGCCTATCGCAACAAGTATACCATTCAGCTGATGATGTTGACGTCGGCGCAGGCAGAAGAAAATCTTAAGCAGATGCTTGCCAGGGACGATTATTATGCCATCATGGATCAGCTCTTTATCTTGCGCAAGAAGACCACGCCACCGGTGCTCTTTGTCTTTTATGGAACCTACGACACCATGGAGCAGGCTCGACAGGCTCGGAACAGGATGCCCGTTTTCCTTCGCAAACATCATCCTTACGCGCTTTCTATTGGTGATGCCCTGAAAAAGACCGAGGATTGA
- a CDS encoding ATP-binding response regulator, which translates to MKILVVDDLSENRYMLQVLLQGYGYEVQTATDGVDALKKACRDDFDMIISDILMPRMDGFQLCREVKKDKKLKKIAFLFYTATYTEPSDKEFALSLGAERFVVKPTEPDEFINIVLDVVNKRRIGALKAPKEPIEEEEVYLKEYNQRLIRKLEEKMLDLEQANKGLRESEAKYRDLINNASDAVVVFEKTGTIHFVNPSFYEMTGYTADEVKKLHFSDLIHPRDLKMCSENFRKRMAGEDIPRNYELRIRSKSGKTIYIDNNASTIKKEGRITGILSIMRNITARKRAEEEKEKLKTQLLHMQKQEALGTLAGGIAHDFNNILTAILGYATLVRDSLPENGRAQRDLGQVLKAGERAKNLVQQILTFSRQAEQECHPVQVHLIVKEALKLLRASIPKTIEIRQRICTEDTTILADPTKIHQVMMNLCTNAYQAMRDHGGVLEVRLEPVAVNADLVRMNPELKTGPYLRLTVSDTGHGMDDATLRRIFEPYFSTKKKQGGTGLGLAVVHGIVSGLGGTISVESKLETGTTFHVYFPLADQAETSKGFPDPEPVPGGTESILYVDDEQPIAHLGQRMLESLGYDVTSCTSSVEALDIFSRRPDKFDLVITDQTMPTMTGVDLAMELMRIRPEIPVILYTGFDEMVTPELARQIGIQKLMMKPVAKNELASVIRKILD; encoded by the coding sequence ATGAAAATTCTGGTTGTCGATGATCTCAGCGAAAATCGCTATATGCTGCAAGTGCTGCTGCAGGGATATGGGTATGAAGTGCAGACCGCCACAGATGGTGTCGATGCCCTGAAAAAGGCCTGTCGGGATGACTTTGACATGATTATTTCCGACATCCTGATGCCCAGAATGGATGGTTTTCAGCTCTGCAGGGAGGTGAAAAAAGACAAAAAACTTAAGAAAATAGCCTTTCTCTTCTACACCGCCACCTACACCGAACCCAGCGATAAGGAGTTCGCCCTGAGCCTGGGTGCGGAACGGTTCGTTGTCAAACCTACCGAGCCGGACGAGTTCATCAACATTGTGCTGGATGTCGTCAACAAACGCAGGATAGGAGCCCTGAAAGCGCCCAAAGAACCGATTGAAGAAGAGGAAGTTTATCTGAAGGAATATAATCAGCGGCTGATCAGGAAACTCGAAGAAAAAATGCTGGACCTCGAGCAGGCGAACAAGGGGTTGAGAGAATCGGAAGCAAAGTACAGGGATCTGATAAACAATGCCAGCGATGCAGTAGTGGTTTTTGAAAAAACCGGCACAATACATTTTGTCAATCCGAGCTTCTACGAGATGACAGGTTACACTGCTGATGAAGTAAAAAAGCTGCACTTCAGCGACCTGATTCATCCCCGTGATTTAAAAATGTGTTCTGAGAATTTCAGAAAAAGAATGGCCGGAGAAGATATTCCCAGAAATTATGAGCTGCGGATTCGGAGCAAATCAGGAAAGACGATATATATAGACAACAATGCCAGTACCATAAAAAAAGAAGGCCGGATCACAGGGATATTGAGCATCATGCGGAACATCACCGCGCGAAAGCGGGCCGAGGAAGAAAAAGAAAAGCTGAAAACACAGCTGCTGCACATGCAGAAACAGGAGGCTCTTGGTACGCTGGCGGGTGGCATTGCCCACGATTTCAACAATATCCTGACCGCTATACTGGGATATGCTACACTTGTCAGAGACAGTTTACCCGAGAATGGCCGTGCGCAAAGAGACCTGGGTCAGGTCCTCAAGGCCGGGGAGCGCGCCAAAAATCTGGTTCAGCAGATTCTCACATTCAGCCGGCAGGCTGAACAGGAATGCCATCCGGTTCAGGTCCACCTGATCGTGAAAGAGGCTCTCAAGTTATTGCGGGCCTCCATTCCGAAAACCATAGAAATCCGCCAGCGTATCTGCACAGAAGATACAACCATCCTGGCTGACCCCACAAAAATCCATCAGGTAATGATGAATCTCTGCACCAATGCCTACCAGGCCATGCGCGATCACGGCGGTGTCCTGGAGGTGCGGCTTGAACCTGTTGCCGTTAATGCCGATCTTGTCAGGATGAATCCAGAGCTAAAGACCGGACCGTACCTGAGGCTTACCGTCAGTGACACAGGCCACGGCATGGACGACGCCACGCTGAGACGGATTTTTGAACCATATTTCTCGACCAAAAAAAAGCAGGGCGGGACCGGCCTGGGCCTTGCCGTGGTCCATGGGATTGTCTCCGGTCTTGGCGGGACGATTTCCGTAGAGAGCAAACTGGAGACCGGGACCACGTTTCATGTTTATTTTCCGCTGGCTGATCAAGCGGAAACATCTAAGGGTTTTCCGGATCCAGAACCTGTTCCCGGAGGCACAGAGAGTATTTTATACGTTGACGACGAACAGCCAATAGCCCATCTCGGCCAGCGGATGCTGGAGTCCCTTGGCTACGATGTCACCTCCTGCACCAGCAGTGTTGAAGCACTGGATATCTTCAGTCGCCGGCCGGATAAATTTGACCTCGTAATCACCGACCAGACCATGCCGACCATGACCGGAGTGGATCTGGCCATGGAACTGATGCGTATCCGCCCTGAGATTCCGGTAATCCTTTATACTGGTTTTGACGAAATGGTTACTCCGGAACTGGCCAGACAAATAGGCATACAGAAGCTTATGATGAAGCCTGTTGCGAAAAACGAACTGGCATCTGTTATCAGAAAAATTCTGGACTGA